The genomic segment taatcataaaagATTAAAATGACTACTCTAATTATACCAACCCTGTATTCTTCAGATACTTTTTATCTTCTAAACAGAAGTAGCCTGATTACTTGAAAAATTGTAATTTTACTTTTAAATCTTTTCCTTGATAGCTACATATCAATGCAGTCTTAATGCATAACAATGTGGCTTCATAACTGATAGTAGTCAATATGGAGTTGGCAAATTgtgaaataaaaaacaactatTCCATTTGCAATTGTTTGAAaatgaaatatcaatatataaaaaatacaatacttGCATCAGCTGTTTAAATCTTCATCCTATACTGGTACACAATTGGTTGATGCATCTTTGTTTAAACTTATGTACACTTGTATAGAAAGAGCCATGTATCAAAAAATTCAATTTTTCAATATTCAATTTTTCTACTAGAAGTTAACCAGAACTTGGTGCATATATACCATAAAGGTCAACCGAAATCACCAATGAAAACTACCCTTAACCCCTATAATCCTGATGACAAGACCATcgtcatgaaaaaaaattatcttgatGAGCGGGCAACACGAACAAACCATCATGGGAAAATCTGGCTGAGGGTCGTTGTGATGTCAATATAATTTCAGCTGAAAGCTGGGGGGATGGGAATGActcgccacaagtgcacaaagcaCTTAGAAGGAGATAAGACTCATTTGacatttagaaaggggcttttacattatttccatcaataaacaagtgtgaaatgtactgtctgtgagccatgactggaataATGCCAGTTCCAAGAAGGATGCTATTTCCATTCTCAGGATAATATTCCTGGCCACTAAGACCACAGCACAGGGtttattaaagaaaattaaatatcagaaaaaaatgtaaatacacaaacaacaaaatgttacttattgttattattgttgagttATGGACTGTTTAGGGAGATTATACGGCATCTGTGTAAAGAAAACAGTCTATTAACATCTGGATAAAGtaaataatataacaaatattGACATCATAAAATggcaaaaaaaggcaaaaattacttatgcaataaaatgaaaaaataccatTCCAGAGGGGAGGCATAGAGTCCTACCACTGCACATAAGCTCAAGTAAACCTATTGCAGTATTTTGGGCTGCATATGGTCAGTAAAGCatctggatccaatgggttaaattCACATGCCATCAAGACAGTTCCTAACCAGATCTCATGAAAACAATTGTGATTACTGTATTGCTTTTGGTATGGTTATACATTATGCGGAATATACAATGGCAATACACCCAGGAGGATTAACGTTAAATTCAGGACTAGTTTTAGCTTTATCTTGACAGAATATGGTAAATTGCTGTTCAGAATGCCCTGGACAAAAAAGAAATCCACCATGCATGCACGGCAGGATAGAGTGTATGGCAGATTTAATGTTGGGTGCTCATGTGTTTACACATATCACACACCTTTTGCCAGTTGTGACCACTTTAAAGGGGAATACTTCTCTATACTAGGCCTACAAATAATACACCAAGTATTTAAAGCAGGATAGAGCAACAGCGAATCACATAGGTATAGGAATATACCCAGAGTAGCAGCATACTAATCTGTGATGTGATCAGCATGATATACTAACTAGAATATGGATATTCCAGATCATCGTCATCCATCTATCAGGTTAATAAATTCTCATTCCGATGCAGTATCTTACTGTGTTCACCCTGCATGTAAGTCGCATGCTCTATCCTGCCATAAACATGCAGGATTCTTTGGCTTCCAAGGTGGGGCTTTAGGGATGGCAGCCACTAGTGGGTACCATAGGAGGTATAGCCCACTGGGTAAGACTTGAGGATATCTATGCACtatatcataaaataaataaatatgtagaaaaggtatgaatgagactggatatcttcacaatacaagagatgtatttgaccggtttcgattacgtcttcatcagaaatacatatataagagaaaatacatagcgtatatatactacataggagctggtagatcacctgacgactgtaacctcgcactcgttacccgtataattgcagctgcgaccttggacactttaaacctgcctgatgcggtgttcatattcttttctgtcgcaatgtatgcagcttccatgaccttccttttatgtttactcaatccttcatggattacttcggcttccttccagttcggtagatgtccagcttcatctgcaTGAACTACCaaggcattggaagtcctgtggtgacggacgttggctcgatgttcgatgatcctggcgttgaagcctcgtcccgtttcaccaaaataggccttatcgcaactgctgcagggtatgcaatatattgcactgttggggttgtttttcaactgcttcttgtctcgtatcatatcatgtatctttttcccggatgtgctggcgattttcactgttttttcaaAGTATttggcagtatgaggaagtcagaggatgtcactggggttgatcttgcaagtatgttctccgccttcttcctgaggtttagcaggagaccttttgggtacttatattgcataaaagaattaattacatatgaaacctcagtctcaagaaactcagggctgcagatcctcagtgcctggagaaagaagccaattacaaccccagattttgttttactgctgtgggcggagtaataatggatataatcatctttattcgtaggctttctatatacagagaaatgtAGGCCGTCGTAATCcggatggatcagagtgtccaggaaaggtaacttctgatccacttcctcctccacggtgaactgggttttctcgtggacggagttcagccgcgtcagcataTGGTGTAAACAcaaccttctggggacgatgatgaggacatcatctacgtaatggagccacgtcgaatgcctgccgattatatccttgcagtggtccctttctaatgtctccatgaaaagGCAGGCCAGGACGGCACTCAGAGGGGAGCCCCGGTGCTGAACTTGAGTCCATCTACTCATGCATATGTAGCATGAGTAATGGTCGAAAGCTGGACGAAGTGATCTTCTTTGAAACATGTCCTCCAGACGTCTTACCCGCACAGAAAAGGAagctctctcccttggactcaagttCAGCACCGGGAAGGATAGCAAAGAGTTGATTGActatgttgtctcgaaccaccgctcgaccgatactgacatcgacaaagggttcatccaagggattactgTCTGCTGTGTGGCCGATTCGTCTTCGTGCCCCCCGGtgatccctcgcagatatgtcaccacgttgaagggcctccgcgacgacgagaccatcgtcatcacccaggctgacaagggtgggggtgttgttgttatggacaagactgattatatacagaaaatgaacaatttactttccgatgcgtctgtttacaggaaagtgacgaagggcgatgggatgatggaagctgccagattcaagaagaaggcgagggatctactcctgcggtcggctaaggggaaaggcttgcttcacctgctggaggaggcccccgcaacccgtccatgagaggtctcccgaaggtgcacaagccaggtgtaccgatgagacccatcacttctggcattggcagcgctccccatcgcctggtgAAGTGTTTGGCAAaatccctctccgccgccataggagtcatcagtgattcccacctcaagaactctggggacctcatcagaagtcttcagagttttgtatataaaaataagaagatggctagttttgatgttaaatccctttttacgaatgtacccacagatggagcaatccgggcagtcgagagggtaacaggttccatggcagatgcacttccgctgcctaagcaccacttcagaAGCTTCGTGAAGTTGTGTATGGACTTCAGGTTCTttgagttcgcaggggaagaataccagcaaatcagcggtcttgccatgggctcccctctgagcgccgtCCTGGCCTGCCTTTTCATatagacattagaaagggaccaatgcaaggatataatcggcaggcattcgacgtggctccgttacgtagatgatgtcctcgtcatcgtccccagaaggtcgtgtttacaccagATGCTGAcacggctgaactccgtccacgagaaaacccagttcaccgtggaggaggaagtggatcagaagttacctttcctggacactctgatccttCCGGATTACGACGGCCTacatttctctgtatatagaaagcctacgaataaagatgattatatccattattactccgcctacagcagtaaaacaaaatctggggttgtaattggcttctttctctggGCACtgagccctgagtttcttgagactgaggtttcatatgtaattaattcttttatgcaacataagtacccaaaaggtctcctgctaaacctcaggaagaaggcggagaacatacttgcaagatcaaccccagtgacatcctctgacttcctcatactgcctccatgtaacgtttcccaggtgatcagcaaatactttggaaaaacagtgaaaatcgccagctcatccggggaaaagatacatgatatgatacgagacaagaagtagttgaaaaacaaccccaacagtgcaatatattgcataccctgcagcggttgcgataaggcctattttggtgaaacgggacgaggcttcaacaccaggatcatcgaacatcgagccaacgtccgtcaccacaggactttcAATGCCTTGGTAGTTCAtgcagatgaagctggacatctaccgaactggaaggaagccaaagtaatccatgaaggactgagtaaacataaaaggaaggtcatggaagctgcatacatcgcgacagaaaagaatatgaacaccgcatcaggcaggtgtAAAGTGTCCAAGGtggcagctgcaattatgcgcgtaatgAGTGCGAGGttacagtcgtcaggtgatctaccagctcctatgtagtatatgtatgctatgtattttctcttatatatgtatttctgatgaagacgtaatcaaaaccggtcaaatacatctcttgtattgtgaagatatccagtctcattcataccttttctacatttgtcaacatggatacgtttcataaataaataaatatatatatatatatatatatatatatatatatatatatatatatatatatatatatataatatatatatatataatatatatatatatataatatatatatttaatatatatatataatatatatatatataatatatatatatataatatatatatatatgtaatatatatatatatataaatatgtacatatatatatatatatatatattatatattatatattatatatatataatatatatacataattatatatatataatatacatatataattatatatatacatatattatatatatatatatatacataatatatatataatatatataatatatatattatgtatatatatatatatatatatatatatatatatatatattatatatatatatatatatataatatatttatataatatatataatatatatataatatatatatatatatatacataatatatatttatatatatatatatatatacataatatatatttatatatatatacaatatacataatatataatatacatatatatatttatatatatatacaatatacataatatataatatacatatatatatatatatatatatatatatatatatatattatgtatatatatgtatatatatataatatatatataatatatatatatgtatatatatatattaatatatatatatatatatataatatatatatatatataatatatatataatatatatataatatatatatataatatatatatataaaatatatatatataatatatatatataatatatatatatacaatatatatataatatatatatatagataatagatataacatatatatttataatatatatataatatatatatatataaaatatatatatatatatatataaaatatatatatatatataatatatatatgtatataatatatatatatataatatatatatatatatatatatatataatatatatatatatataatatatatataatatatatatacatataatatatatttatatatatatataatatatatataatatatatatatatatatatatatatatatatatataatatatatatatatatattatatatatataatatatatatataatatatatatatatatatataatatatatatataatatatatataatatatatatatatattttatatatatatatatatatatatatatatatatttatatataatacatatatatataataatatatataatatatatatatatatatatatatatatatatatatatatatatatatatattccccttccATATGATGCAGCCAACAccatgaaagtgaaaaaaatgagtgCTCTCACATATTGTGGCTACGAGCATTTAAGCTTCTTACACAAAGCAATTTTATCTAAGTCGCTCTACATGTTTACACCACGGTCTCAAACAGTAAATTAACCACACAACGCATTACTGCTACGTGTCAACTagttgtttcttcctttttgtttccatCTACTCTATTATGTTTGGGCATCTTGTAGTTTTATGCAATATCATAAAGAGCCAAATAAGCCTGTCACAAATTATTTTGAatttttgttatatcttttcTGTGCATTCGCATTTTCCTAACTGGGATTTCCAACAGTTCCTTCACTATTCTTTGACAGTCACGGGTATGGTTTGTGCTGAATGTGATCTTGGCCATGGTCCTTTTAAGCCAATATAGTGAAAATATTTTGAAAGCTGACATTTGCATGTCACAATGTGCAAAGTGAACTTCTGAATTGTACGAAATGTGGAAATACGAACAGAATTGATTGATTATTCATGATGCATTTCCCAGAACCCAACAAGTGTTTCCATTCCATTGACAGCAGCTTAACTTAAGGTAAAAATGGTAAGTTACTAGAAGGGTATATTTTTTGGAAGTTACTGTATTGAGACTATGGGGGTCCAGTAGGAAAATACAGTAATTGGGAAGGGGTCCACACCcgggttaggaaggtttttgATTCACAGGCGATCTTTCTGATCATTTGTGCGTTAACCCACTAACGAAGGGTGTCCCACATGtgagacacccaaaaaaataaacattgccaggcatCCTGCCAGCATGACGCTGTATTGGGGCTCACGCTCTGACGCAGCAGTGGGCCGCAGccggcaggcagacagagtcCAGGGCAGCTCCACCCGCCAATTTTGTAACCACCCAGAATCTTtaattttcggcttcaaaatataccggcgtttaTGGGTTAATGACAGGGTTCATTCCCTCATTCGTTCATGCAACGCAATGTCGAATCTTCCATGGCCATATCTTATCTTTGGATTttctattttccactttctttataaTATGAAATGCGATTATTGGCTcgggattttattttttcactttctcttgctctttaatGTGCCTGCAATGAACAAAATcctctacccccccaacccccgattcCCCATGGGATCCCCCAACACTGCTGGCTGGATTAGGGGAAGTCTCTGATGGGTGCACCATTTAAAATTACAGAGTATGTACagtacacatatatttctcttaGAAAATAGAATTTTTCTGATAAAAGTAGACACATTTGTCTAAGAAAGAATTACTGTCtactgcattagacaatatagatacatattcagtATATACTGTTATCAACCCCTAAGAATCGGATGACGTTACCATTCTGTCATGGAAAAATTTAGGTCAAGGGCCAGGTGACATGAACGTACTGTCATTGGACAAAATGGCCATAGGCCGGGTGACACTATCTTGCTGTTGTaagtgaaggccagggtgatagaaaagacttgccacaagtgcacaaatGACCTGGAATGTGATTAAACTCATTTGGCACTATgaagggggcttttgcattattcccatcaataaactaATGTGGTATGGAAGGTGCGTAAGCTGTGACCTGAAGAGCACCATCTCCAtagaggatgccatttccatgctgcacatTGTATTCCTGGCTACTGTGACCGGCAGCACAcgctgtattacagaaaattgataattataaaaaaacattatatatgacTCAAATAGCCAAatgttcctcctttttcttttcttttttttctactggcATATTTACTACATAGAGTGATGATATGGTGTCTGtgcaaagaaaataagatattaccatctggataaagcaaatcaaaagacaaatatgggtattggaaaatagcaaaaaaaaaataataataataataaataaaaaatttacaGAAAATAACTtcgcaaaggggaggcacagagtcttgtcaccgctctTGCGTGTTCACACGCATCCAAGACATTGGCCCCATACATAACCCACTACCTATATTTTCGATACTATGATTTCCTAGATGCAATGGGATCCAACAGATTAAAATAATGCATTCAGTGTATATCATTCATAATTTACACCCTGATTTCCCtgatacctttcatgccctcacctgctatcagggccaagaatgtgTGGGTTTGGAAAGTTTCCACAGCAAATAACCAATATCAgtgagtagtagagagagaggaatccattGACACTACTATTGTCATGATCAGTCATGCAAAGGTATTCTAAGTATTTATGCAGATTATATGTGGATGATTGTTGATCTTCAAAGTACAGCACCATGAATTGCAGAGGTAACCCTATCACTGTGCACAAGGTACACCTTGAGGGTAAGCAAATTGTAGATAAATCTTATAGTTTATATTTTCAGTACAGATCAGGCAGAAATAAACACGACTAATatatcctaaccccccccccacccaccaaaaaAACGCTTTCCCAGGGTCTCCCAATCCtgcggggtgggaaggggtggggctgCTGGCTCGAAACCGAAAGGTTTGCACGGAAAAGGGTGCGTTCTGACATTATCCAAATACATGATGAATTTCGAATCTTGTCTCAGAGAGACAATAAATCTATCTAAACAACCTAGCCTCATCTAAAACCAAAACATTTGTACTCACCAACTCTGCATCCCTTGTTGGTCGCAAAGATGTCAATATCAAGGAATCGTCACCACCTTTTGAAAGTCAACATAGTCATCCCAGCTCTGGTGACCTTTCTATATTAGCCCTGATGGCACTTTCATTCTAGCCTCTATAAGACGTTTACGCCAGCCCTGATGACACCTTCATGCCAGCATTTGTAACACTCTTCTGCCAGTCCTGATGACAGCTTCCGATGATCTCTGACATCTTCTGAGCGAGTCAACAGCTGATGTATGTAAACATAAAGTCGTATCCGTAGCTTCTcgcagaattatcattatttcttagcTTACTTTTATAAAGTAAAGTATTTGGAGTGATACTGACACTTATCGTACAACCACTTTTATAGAAGACAGTTACCtgcatatacaaatgtttatctaACATTATCAAAAGcggataaagtagaaaaaaaacatcccgAAATCTCTTGTATCCCTTCGAACAAACCTCTTACTTAGCCGGGAAATTTAATTTCCGTTATGTCATCCTTAATCTTTCCAAGAATAGCAGCCCAGTCTACTTGTGTTTTCATTTCCCATTCCTTTCATATACGTTTTACTAAGCATATCACAATTCACAATAGAGAATCTCATAATATTTTATATCATAGGCACAGATATACATGGCAAATAACGCAACTTATTAATAAGTCGGTAAAGATGTGGCAATTGTTGCGACCGTAGGAGGAGCAAATGTGGTGTCCAAGGTCTTTTTCTAACTCATATATCAGGCACGATATCAATCAGCTTTAATCCAAATTACATATATGCCTTTTCTTCACATATCAAACGGGTAttgtactactaccattattacatgattgttattgctattaccattatcattatgagtccAGAATTCCACGTGTCAAACTTAAGTAAAGCATGTAGGTTGATTCAGCTCGAAAATGTTCACTAGTGAATTTAGCAAGAGCAAGCAATAAGACCACGCCCATTTTGTCTGAACATCTATGGATATCCCCCCGCCGCCGTGTTAAATTTCCTGTCTACACCACTGGACAAGGACGAGGATTCAGAACAGCAAAGAGGAAACTAGACAATGGCAAAACACAGTTGACATCAATACTAGACGGCGGCTCTTAACAGCAGACAGAGACCGTATTATCGAAAGAGCTCACGAATTAAACGAGACAATGTCATTATTGACCTAACTGAAGCTGCAGAAGAATCCTTTTACAGGAAACTAGAAAATCTATTCAATGAATGTCTCTCGAAGAGCAAAGTAGTAGAGAACTAGAATGAGGCCATCGCAGTCCTCCTCTTCAAGAAGGGTGATCTAAAAAAAACTTTGCCCATTACAGCCCCAACAGCTTGCTCAACATCATTTACaaaattattacgcaaatcactACAAACAGAATAGCAGGAGAACTGGATGAAAACCAACCTCATGAACAGGCGGGCTTCCGAAAAGGATTCTCGACCTCCGGGTGACTAGCCGGTTAATTGAAAAATGCGCCAAATGCAAACGACCTCCAGTCACTGGCCTAGTTGACTAAGGTTCATGGTGAGACCTATTTTCTGACTAGCTTCGTTGAAGCCATTTAGCATCCGTTGCAATTCTGTGGTGTTCGCAAAGATGATTATATCGTCAGCAGTCTTGAGATAGCTGAAGTATTCGCCATCAGTGTCCGATTCTTTATCGGCTCAGTTGAATGGCCGGAAAACCCTTGCTAGGCTGTGCAGAGCGTCGGAAAGCTTGGGTCTTCTTGTCTTGCACCTTCTGAGGCGGAATGGACGGGAGTCTTTGTGGAGTGGGATGTAGGAAATAGCATATTTATGTACTTGTTCTAGTACTTTGATATAGATTAGTTCTAATCCTTATTCTTTAAGAGCTTCACTGATTTCGGGAATTTCAAAAGCTTATCTATAGTCAACCAGGCTGGACTGGAGGTCGTTTGCATTTGGCGCATTTTTCAATTAACCGGCTAGTCACCCGGAGGTCGAGAATCCTTTTCGGAAGCCCGCCTGTCCATGGGGTTGGTTTTCATCCAGTTCTCCTGCTATTCTGTTTTAATGATTTGCATAAGTTTGTAAATGATGTTGAGCAAGCTGATGGGGCGCTAATGGGCaaagttttttgtatatatatatatatatatatatatatatatatatatatatatatatatatatatgtgtgtgtgtgtgtgtgtgtgtgtgtgtgtgtgtgtgtgtatgtttatacatatacatacgcttacaaataaataaatgaataaataaataaatatatatatatgtatatatacatatatatatacatatatatatatatatatacatatatatatgtatatatatgtataaatctatctatctatctatatatatatgtatatatatatatatttatatatatacatgtatgtatgtagatgtagatatatgtagatattttcctatttattcatataattgaaaaaattaacattacatatatgtatacatatatgtgtatatatatatttgtgtgtgtgtgtatgtgtgtgtgtgtgtgagagagagagagagagagagagagagagagagagtgagagagagagagagagagagagagagagagagagagagagagagagagagagagagagagagagagagagagagagagagagagagagagagtgtgcgtgtgtgtgaatgtgattcctgcatgtgcacgtgtgtgtgattCCTGCGTGTGCacgcgtttgagtgtgtgtgcgtgtgtgcgtgtgattcctgtgtgtgcacgtctgtgtgtgtgattcctgCGTGTGCacgcgtttgagtgtgtgtgcgtgtgtgcgtgtgattcctgtgtgtgcacgtctgtgtgtgtgattcctgcgtgtgtgtgtgtgattcctgtgtgtgcacgtgtgtgtgtgtgattcctgcgtgtgcgtgtgtgtgtaattcctgtgtgtgcacgtgtgtgtgtgtgattcatgtgtgtgtgtgtgtgtgtgtgtgtgtatatatatatatatatatatatatatatatatatatatatatatatatatatgtatgtatgtatgtacgtatatacgtatgtgtgcgtgtgtgatttctGCGTGTGTTTGATTTCtttgtgtgagatgtgtgtgtgtgtgtgtgtgtgtgtatggaaaaaatccaaataaaaaaacagagaagtgCCTTGA from the Penaeus vannamei isolate JL-2024 chromosome 33, ASM4276789v1, whole genome shotgun sequence genome contains:
- the LOC138867989 gene encoding uncharacterized protein; the protein is MFQRRSLRPAFDHYSCYICMSRWTQVQHRGSPLSAVLACLFMETLERDHCKDIIGRHSTWLHYVDDVLIIVPRRLCLHHMLTRLNSVHEKTQFTVEEEVDQKLPFLDTLIHPDYDGLHFSEEGGEHTCKINPSDIL